The Methanoculleus marisnigri JR1 genome window below encodes:
- a CDS encoding Coenzyme F420 hydrogenase/dehydrogenase, beta subunit C-terminal domain, with protein MNGGSLNPTFLSTQENDCVKSPVITSVVEHDLCIGCGLCAALCPQGILAMQWNCYGEYNPVETSPCTTECGLCLKACPFADSGENEDTIAKRLYGAVPGIRHRSETGYYLASYVGYSERHRPTSASGGMATWLLETLLTEGVVDHVICVSPTGDPERLFSFQVFDTPEDVRTGAGSAYYPVEMSEVIRQVLEVPGRYAVTGLPCFLKAIRLAQQRNKKLRERIVVTVGLTCGQLKSRQFTEYIADLAGVRGEVAGVRYRGKSQDQPANNFYFSFTTADGKERRLFWNEGIAEAWRNRWFTPEACNYCDDVFAECADVTCMDAWLPDFSGDPGGTSLLIVRSGEMLNLIEECCAFGKISVASINISRVVRSQRSVITIKKSHLAYRLYQDELLRKVFPKKRIRSSSNLSELERWKCKTICAMQRQSREFTLKNGCYLKDGASSLKGEMYWDLMQLRLIRFLSFPFRAVRYGLELVAQTLDRR; from the coding sequence ATGAACGGAGGCTCTTTGAATCCTACCTTCCTCAGCACTCAGGAGAATGATTGCGTGAAATCGCCTGTCATTACAAGCGTTGTTGAACACGATCTCTGCATCGGCTGCGGCCTCTGCGCCGCCCTCTGCCCGCAGGGTATCCTTGCGATGCAATGGAATTGCTACGGGGAGTATAACCCGGTGGAAACATCGCCTTGCACCACAGAGTGTGGCCTCTGCCTGAAGGCCTGCCCTTTTGCAGACTCCGGGGAGAACGAAGACACCATCGCGAAGCGGCTCTACGGTGCGGTCCCGGGCATCCGGCACCGCTCCGAGACCGGTTACTACCTCGCCTCGTACGTCGGCTACTCCGAAAGACACCGGCCGACCAGCGCCTCGGGAGGGATGGCGACCTGGCTCCTGGAGACCCTGCTTACCGAGGGCGTCGTCGACCACGTCATCTGCGTCTCCCCCACCGGCGACCCGGAGAGGCTTTTTTCCTTCCAGGTCTTCGATACCCCGGAGGATGTGCGCACCGGGGCCGGCTCGGCCTACTACCCGGTGGAGATGTCAGAGGTTATCAGGCAGGTCCTCGAGGTGCCGGGGCGCTACGCCGTCACCGGCCTGCCCTGTTTCCTCAAGGCGATCCGGCTTGCCCAGCAGCGGAACAAGAAACTCCGGGAGCGGATCGTCGTCACCGTCGGTCTTACCTGCGGGCAGTTGAAGAGCAGGCAGTTCACGGAGTATATCGCCGACCTCGCCGGGGTGCGGGGGGAGGTGGCCGGGGTGCGCTACCGTGGGAAGAGCCAGGACCAGCCGGCGAATAATTTCTACTTCTCTTTCACGACTGCCGATGGCAAAGAGCGCAGGCTCTTCTGGAACGAGGGGATCGCCGAGGCCTGGAGGAACCGGTGGTTCACGCCGGAGGCCTGCAACTACTGCGACGATGTCTTTGCCGAATGCGCGGACGTCACCTGCATGGACGCCTGGCTGCCGGATTTCTCCGGTGATCCCGGGGGTACCAGCCTGCTGATAGTGCGATCTGGTGAGATGTTGAATTTGATTGAAGAATGCTGTGCTTTCGGTAAAATATCCGTTGCATCCATCAACATCTCTCGCGTCGTTCGGAGTCAGAGGAGTGTGATTACAATTAAAAAAAGTCATCTTGCATATCGTTTGTACCAAGATGAACTTCTTCGGAAAGTTTTCCCAAAAAAACGAATTCGCTCGAGTAGCAACCTCAGTGAACTAGAAAGGTGGAAATGCAAAACAATCTGTGCAATGCAGAGGCAGAGCAGAGAATTTACCCTCAAAAATGGATGTTATCTGAAGGACGGTGCGAGCTCCCTAAAAGGTGAAATGTACTGGGATCTCATGCAGTTGCGTTTAATCAGGTTTTTGAGCTTTCCTTTTCGAGCCGTTCGTTATGGCCTGGAGTTGGTGGCGCAAACATTAGATCGGAGATAG
- a CDS encoding polysaccharide pyruvyl transferase family protein, translating to MIALLLNVGVTNKGNEALVISTKKVIQDFRDDIKFINVGSEGDDENQIVPQIARNPTRSPYPWLYLIECVGIRALRRCGFAVSVSKKSKLSIYNGVDVVVNSGGDQLSGEKIIGNSFLNLLYPLLLDKPVVLFAESLGYYRYSVNRLVGRYIFRNAKLILVREELSKEYLIDLGIDAGKIFVTADPAFVLPPAPRSRIDEILRSEGIPRIPDPIIGVNPSGLISRYFNDPEKSEDHYVQSIADVIDYLIETKEASVLLIPHVYSKDVDDRIIIQKVMEKVQNRQHVFQITNEYSAAELKGIIGLCDVFIGSRMHATIAATSLCVPTIGISYSHKIHGIVGKTLGLERYIIDINKLDSDVLKSVAETVWSDRSSIKKHLENVIPEVKEKSLLNGYLFAKYLESDLSPI from the coding sequence ATGATAGCCCTTTTGTTGAATGTAGGGGTTACGAATAAAGGCAATGAAGCATTGGTTATTTCGACGAAAAAGGTTATCCAGGATTTTAGAGACGATATAAAATTTATTAATGTAGGATCAGAGGGAGACGACGAAAACCAAATAGTCCCCCAGATTGCAAGAAACCCAACGAGATCCCCATATCCATGGTTATATCTTATAGAATGCGTGGGGATACGTGCGTTGCGTCGATGTGGTTTTGCTGTAAGTGTTTCGAAGAAATCAAAATTAAGCATATACAATGGAGTGGATGTTGTTGTTAATAGCGGAGGGGACCAGCTAAGCGGAGAGAAAATCATAGGAAACAGTTTTCTAAACCTTCTATATCCGCTTTTACTTGACAAACCAGTGGTGTTGTTTGCAGAAAGCCTCGGATACTACAGGTATTCTGTAAATCGCCTGGTGGGGAGATATATCTTCAGGAACGCCAAACTGATCTTAGTCCGGGAAGAACTCTCCAAAGAATATCTAATCGATCTTGGTATAGATGCGGGAAAGATATTCGTGACTGCAGATCCTGCGTTCGTTTTGCCTCCTGCACCGCGTTCGAGAATCGATGAAATACTCCGCTCAGAAGGAATTCCACGCATTCCAGACCCGATTATCGGGGTAAATCCCAGCGGATTGATAAGCAGATATTTTAATGACCCTGAAAAATCCGAAGACCACTATGTGCAGTCAATAGCGGATGTAATCGATTATCTCATCGAAACTAAAGAGGCGAGCGTTCTCTTAATTCCGCATGTATACTCAAAAGATGTTGACGACCGAATTATTATTCAAAAAGTCATGGAAAAAGTTCAGAATCGTCAACATGTTTTCCAGATCACCAATGAATACTCTGCCGCAGAATTGAAAGGAATTATCGGGTTATGCGATGTTTTCATCGGATCACGAATGCATGCCACGATTGCTGCGACATCCCTCTGCGTACCGACAATAGGAATATCTTACAGCCACAAAATTCATGGAATTGTTGGAAAAACACTTGGTCTGGAACGATATATCATAGATATTAATAAATTGGACAGCGATGTCCTGAAATCAGTAGCTGAAACCGTATGGTCTGATAGAAGTAGCATTAAGAAACACCTTGAAAATGTTATTCCAGAAGTGAAAGAAAAATCATTATTGAATGGATACCTGTTTGCGAAGTACCTCGAATCGGATCTATCTCCGATCTAA
- a CDS encoding glycosyltransferase family 4 protein: protein MNLAVISHSYNNFQKDPTEALAPHVSSVNVYVRVNPFAEIGNFLPIPQVERFSSAYKIDRTGIPENVQVHPTPIWYLPTDHDYKKLGERHYSCAKSLMQKYGAEFDLIHAHFTWSAGYVGARLKEECGIPFVVTGHGYDVYSLPFEDNEWREKIEYVLNTADHVVTVSQSNLACIQKLDVSTPVTVIPNGFRSERFYPRDSSECRKALNLPQDKKIILTVGNLEPVKGQTHLIEAVQRVIRERKDILCVIVGAGKLRTTLKRQIRSLGLEDYVVLVGGKPHDEIATWMNACDLFVLPSLRESFGVVQIEAMACGKPVVATRNGGSEEVVISKEYGLLVDPANSEDLAEMIQVALEREWDRKAILQYIERFTWENIGKEIVDVYSRL from the coding sequence ATGAATCTGGCTGTGATCAGTCATTCCTATAATAATTTCCAGAAAGATCCGACCGAGGCACTTGCTCCTCATGTTTCATCAGTAAATGTCTACGTTCGGGTAAATCCGTTTGCTGAAATAGGAAATTTTCTCCCGATTCCGCAGGTCGAGCGCTTTTCCTCTGCGTATAAGATAGACCGGACCGGGATCCCGGAGAATGTGCAAGTGCATCCAACTCCTATCTGGTATCTTCCCACAGATCATGACTACAAAAAATTGGGTGAGAGGCACTATTCTTGTGCTAAATCTCTTATGCAAAAGTATGGGGCCGAATTCGATCTCATCCATGCCCACTTCACCTGGTCCGCCGGCTACGTTGGTGCCCGCCTCAAGGAGGAATGCGGTATCCCCTTCGTTGTCACCGGACACGGTTACGATGTTTACTCCCTCCCCTTTGAAGACAACGAGTGGCGGGAAAAGATCGAATACGTTCTCAACACCGCAGACCATGTTGTCACTGTCAGCCAGAGCAATCTTGCGTGCATCCAGAAACTGGACGTCTCCACGCCAGTCACGGTTATACCCAATGGGTTCAGGAGCGAGCGGTTCTACCCTCGCGACTCATCAGAGTGCAGGAAAGCACTAAACCTTCCCCAGGATAAGAAGATCATCCTCACAGTGGGGAACCTGGAACCTGTCAAGGGCCAGACGCACCTTATCGAAGCCGTCCAGAGGGTCATTCGGGAAAGAAAAGACATCCTGTGCGTGATCGTCGGTGCCGGGAAACTCCGCACCACCCTCAAGCGCCAGATTCGCTCGCTCGGGCTGGAGGACTATGTCGTGCTTGTCGGCGGGAAGCCCCACGACGAGATCGCCACTTGGATGAATGCCTGCGATCTATTTGTCCTGCCGAGCCTGAGAGAGAGTTTCGGTGTCGTTCAGATCGAGGCCATGGCATGCGGAAAGCCCGTTGTCGCGACACGGAACGGTGGGAGCGAGGAGGTCGTCATTTCAAAGGAGTACGGCCTGCTGGTCGACCCTGCCAATTCCGAGGATCTGGCGGAGATGATTCAGGTAGCATTAGAGAGGGAATGGGACAGAAAAGCAATCCTCCAATATATAGAGAGGTTTACATGGGAGAACATCGGGAAGGAGATTGTAGATGTGTACTCCAGGCTTTAA
- a CDS encoding DUF354 domain-containing protein has protein sequence MRLLIDMGHPGHVHLFKNFIREMRYRGHEVKITARDKEITLQLLRRYGFNFVQTGSGKTGNTNLIWEWISRSIEVFKISRKFRPDILLGVGNPSIAHAAMMLRKPSVIFTDTEHAKFGNRVTFPFASVICTPSCYCDDIGPKQVRYNGYHELAYLHPNHFIPNPAVLTELDLAEGDPFIIVRFVSWQASHDVGQHGLTLDTKRKAIHEFEKYGRVFITSEKPLPDEFENYRISVSPEKMHDLLYYATLLYGESATMASECAVLGTHAIFCDFAGRGYTDEEEREYDLVYNFKLDGLSQTESIQKALELLQDPDLKEKGREKRKRLLSDKVDVTAFLVWFIVNYPQSFTMMKEHSGVQYSCASISGDTP, from the coding sequence ATGAGATTACTTATCGATATGGGCCACCCCGGCCACGTACATCTATTCAAAAATTTCATCCGGGAGATGAGATACCGAGGGCATGAAGTCAAGATCACTGCAAGGGACAAAGAGATCACGTTGCAACTCCTGCGCAGGTATGGCTTCAACTTTGTACAAACGGGCAGTGGAAAAACAGGGAATACAAACCTGATTTGGGAATGGATCTCCCGCAGTATAGAAGTGTTTAAAATTTCCCGTAAATTTCGTCCGGATATTTTGCTTGGCGTCGGGAACCCTTCTATAGCTCACGCCGCAATGATGCTGAGAAAGCCATCTGTAATATTTACCGACACCGAGCATGCAAAATTTGGAAACAGGGTCACATTTCCCTTCGCAAGTGTCATCTGTACTCCCTCGTGCTACTGTGACGACATCGGCCCGAAACAGGTCCGCTACAACGGCTACCACGAGCTCGCCTACCTCCACCCAAACCACTTCATCCCCAACCCCGCCGTCCTCACCGAACTCGATCTTGCCGAGGGCGACCCTTTCATCATCGTTCGTTTCGTCTCATGGCAGGCGAGCCATGATGTCGGGCAGCACGGCCTTACGCTGGATACCAAGCGAAAAGCCATCCATGAATTTGAAAAGTACGGGCGCGTGTTCATTACCTCAGAAAAGCCCCTTCCGGACGAATTTGAGAATTATCGCATCTCGGTTTCTCCAGAGAAAATGCATGATCTACTCTACTATGCAACCCTCCTCTACGGTGAGAGCGCAACCATGGCGTCTGAGTGCGCTGTTTTGGGGACCCATGCGATATTCTGTGACTTCGCCGGTCGTGGCTATACCGACGAAGAGGAGAGAGAGTATGATCTCGTCTATAATTTCAAGCTGGATGGATTAAGCCAGACGGAGTCGATTCAAAAGGCATTGGAATTGTTGCAAGATCCAGACCTCAAGGAAAAAGGGCGAGAGAAACGAAAGCGCTTATTGAGCGACAAAGTTGATGTTACTGCGTTCTTGGTCTGGTTCATCGTGAACTACCCCCAGAGTTTTACCATGATGAAGGAACACTCCGGGGTGCAATATTCCTGCGCTTCGATCTCTGGTGATACACCATGA
- a CDS encoding glycosyltransferase family 2 protein, with product MYREHRIAVVVPAYNEELLIGPTLDTMPECVDRVYVVDDCSTDRTSTEIRERSARDPRIVSLRHEMNSGVGAAIVTGYTAALADGMDIVAVMAGDNQMDPAFLPRLLDPVVDEKADYAVGNRLINPEFRKDMSRWRFVGNAALTLLTKIASGYWQLMDPQNGYTAISRRALETIPLDAVYPRYGYCNDILVRLNVYGFRVKNVPHPARYGLEQSGIRYGRYIVKLSRLLLKDFLWRMKTKYVVMGFHPLVFYYFFGTIFTVLGLLVGVYALHFKFIQGYPIFVPAVIAILVFGLGAQFLLFAMLFDMQAERNGGWY from the coding sequence ATGTACCGAGAACACCGGATCGCAGTGGTCGTCCCTGCGTATAACGAGGAACTCCTGATCGGGCCGACGCTCGATACCATGCCGGAGTGCGTGGACCGGGTCTACGTCGTGGACGACTGCTCCACGGACAGGACATCCACGGAGATCAGGGAGCGTTCGGCACGTGACCCGCGGATCGTCTCCCTCCGGCACGAGATGAACTCCGGTGTCGGGGCGGCGATCGTCACCGGTTATACGGCGGCGCTTGCGGACGGGATGGACATCGTCGCCGTCATGGCCGGCGACAACCAGATGGACCCGGCGTTCCTCCCGAGGTTGCTGGATCCGGTCGTTGACGAAAAGGCCGACTACGCTGTTGGGAACCGGCTGATCAACCCCGAGTTCCGTAAGGATATGAGCCGATGGCGGTTTGTCGGGAACGCGGCACTGACCCTGCTCACGAAGATCGCTTCGGGCTACTGGCAGCTGATGGACCCGCAGAACGGTTACACGGCAATCTCACGGCGGGCGCTCGAGACGATACCCCTCGATGCCGTCTACCCACGGTACGGCTACTGCAACGACATCCTCGTGCGGCTCAACGTCTACGGGTTCCGGGTGAAGAACGTCCCGCACCCTGCACGCTACGGGCTCGAGCAATCCGGGATCCGGTACGGCCGTTACATCGTGAAGCTCTCCAGGCTTCTCCTGAAAGACTTCCTCTGGAGGATGAAGACGAAGTACGTCGTCATGGGATTCCACCCGCTGGTGTTTTACTACTTCTTCGGTACGATCTTTACGGTTCTCGGGTTGCTGGTCGGCGTCTACGCCCTGCACTTCAAGTTTATCCAGGGATACCCCATCTTCGTCCCGGCGGTTATTGCAATTCTTGTCTTCGGCCTGGGAGCGCAGTTCCTGCTCTTTGCGATGCTGTTCGATATGCAGGCGGAGAGGAATGGCGGATGGTACTGA
- a CDS encoding glycosyltransferase family 39 protein has protein sequence MPEQGVVSGFLSNNLIPVLIFLFALFLTLTFSNPALFLNDEWITVNQLHQLGEGHQVTVNEGKYGTFLNGTPGPYFQARHNLLGYTMMLPVLSLPALWFFGLFGDQFRLAIVLLWSFLPVAMAVLVDAYRPQYARWHGVRWIWLVIGAAFAGLLANLALYYPWPFTAPDAPIETAAVIFTNHLLFAALAVMIYLICRTLFEDTWFSIFGTIACISCSSYVFWAANAKDHMLLIAMTAAVVLFLVRYIRYGSLRDAALGFAFIGLLAWARPEVGFTVFVFAVLYYVALQVSRGLLQKRPVEAVRALCIPLATIIGAIPLLINNALVTGNPLVPAFYVYEKKILAGASGEEIIGAGEAVNGVVQSVPAPPGGISGFLSVLANHFSPSWSTLPGDIFGILFAPASGNMSLVAISPLIVLAIILLPVIYLDWRRGERPQNLAAVAFLAVIACAVWVAYIRSLPGLNASHGIVPDIRYLAPFYLPAGLLGVYAMSRFNGEYGSRKRTLLQIAVLAVSAPVLLVVMMLIHPTGAQYADYVMFFTRISFVLLAVTLILIAARKRFEISHAWIAAALLLLIAIPFAWQLMMVFLYSAAKFNGYPLWIPLVETLYDHFIVVSTPDLP, from the coding sequence ATGCCGGAGCAGGGAGTGGTATCCGGGTTCCTGAGCAATAACCTCATACCGGTGCTCATCTTCCTCTTCGCGCTCTTCCTTACCTTGACGTTCTCGAATCCGGCGCTCTTCTTAAACGACGAGTGGATCACCGTCAACCAGCTTCACCAGCTCGGAGAGGGTCACCAGGTAACCGTGAACGAGGGGAAGTACGGCACGTTCCTGAACGGGACGCCGGGCCCCTACTTCCAGGCCCGCCATAACCTCCTCGGCTACACGATGATGCTCCCCGTTCTCTCGCTTCCTGCGCTCTGGTTCTTCGGCCTCTTCGGCGACCAGTTCAGGCTGGCTATCGTGCTCCTCTGGTCGTTCCTCCCGGTCGCGATGGCGGTGCTGGTCGACGCTTACCGGCCGCAGTATGCACGGTGGCACGGGGTCCGGTGGATCTGGCTCGTGATCGGTGCGGCGTTCGCAGGACTGCTCGCAAACCTTGCCCTCTACTACCCGTGGCCGTTCACCGCGCCGGACGCGCCTATTGAGACCGCAGCGGTGATCTTCACGAACCATCTTCTCTTTGCCGCGCTCGCGGTGATGATCTATCTCATCTGCAGGACCCTCTTCGAGGATACCTGGTTCTCCATCTTCGGGACGATCGCCTGCATCTCCTGTTCATCCTATGTCTTCTGGGCAGCGAACGCAAAGGACCACATGCTGCTGATAGCGATGACCGCGGCGGTCGTCCTCTTCCTGGTGCGCTACATCCGGTACGGGAGTCTCCGGGATGCCGCGCTCGGGTTTGCATTCATCGGGCTGCTCGCGTGGGCGAGACCTGAGGTCGGGTTCACGGTCTTCGTCTTTGCCGTGCTCTACTACGTCGCGCTCCAGGTCTCCCGTGGCCTCCTGCAGAAACGTCCGGTGGAGGCTGTCAGAGCGCTCTGCATACCCCTTGCTACGATCATAGGGGCCATCCCCCTGCTCATAAACAACGCTCTCGTGACCGGAAATCCCCTGGTGCCCGCGTTCTACGTCTACGAGAAGAAGATCCTCGCCGGTGCTTCGGGGGAGGAGATCATCGGTGCGGGCGAGGCCGTAAACGGTGTCGTCCAATCGGTCCCGGCACCGCCGGGAGGGATCTCGGGTTTCCTCTCGGTCCTTGCAAATCACTTCTCGCCGTCGTGGTCGACCCTGCCCGGTGATATCTTTGGCATCCTCTTTGCTCCCGCATCCGGGAACATGAGCCTCGTCGCGATCTCGCCGCTGATCGTCCTCGCGATCATCCTGCTCCCGGTGATCTACCTGGACTGGCGGAGGGGGGAGCGGCCGCAAAACCTCGCGGCGGTGGCCTTCCTCGCCGTCATAGCCTGCGCCGTCTGGGTCGCCTATATCCGGAGCCTTCCGGGGCTGAACGCCAGCCACGGCATCGTCCCGGATATCCGGTATCTCGCTCCCTTCTATCTGCCCGCGGGGCTGCTCGGGGTCTACGCCATGTCGCGTTTTAACGGCGAATATGGCTCCCGGAAGAGGACGCTCCTGCAGATAGCCGTCCTTGCGGTCTCCGCCCCGGTGCTGCTTGTCGTCATGATGCTCATTCATCCCACCGGCGCTCAGTATGCTGACTACGTAATGTTCTTCACGAGAATCTCGTTCGTGCTGCTTGCTGTAACTCTCATCCTCATCGCGGCGAGAAAACGGTTTGAAATATCGCACGCCTGGATTGCGGCGGCCCTGCTCCTGCTTATAGCCATCCCGTTCGCATGGCAGCTGATGATGGTCTTCCTCTACTCCGCGGCGAAGTTCAATGGCTATCCTCTCTGGATCCCGCTCGTTGAGACGCTCTACGATCACTTCATCGTGGTTTCGACGCCGGACCTCCCCTGA
- a CDS encoding archaellin/type IV pilin N-terminal domain-containing protein: protein MKRQFNDNAFTGLEAAIVLIAFIVVAAVFSYVVLGAGFFTTQKSQEVVHTGVSQASSSMEIVGYVYGLQDSASLSTLGSITFVVANTAGGTAIDVKQMVVTYVDEDHHDVLTYAADESSIAANEWAVVERYNSDDGTSDMLLEPGEQFELVVAVPNPGVNKAFTVNLQPAAGAVYPIKKTVPPAIEPINLLP, encoded by the coding sequence ATGAAGAGACAATTCAACGATAATGCATTCACCGGGCTTGAGGCGGCGATCGTCCTGATCGCGTTCATCGTCGTGGCCGCGGTCTTCTCGTACGTCGTGCTCGGCGCTGGCTTCTTCACGACACAGAAGAGCCAGGAAGTCGTCCACACAGGTGTAAGCCAGGCCAGCTCCAGCATGGAGATCGTCGGCTACGTCTATGGACTGCAGGACAGTGCCTCCCTATCAACCTTAGGCTCCATCACGTTCGTTGTTGCGAACACCGCCGGTGGAACGGCCATCGATGTAAAACAGATGGTTGTCACCTACGTGGATGAAGATCACCACGATGTGCTGACCTATGCGGCTGATGAAAGCAGCATAGCGGCTAACGAGTGGGCAGTTGTGGAGCGGTACAACTCCGACGACGGTACAAGCGACATGCTCCTTGAGCCGGGCGAACAGTTCGAGCTCGTAGTGGCCGTCCCGAACCCGGGAGTAAACAAGGCATTTACGGTGAACCTGCAGCCGGCCGCCGGTGCCGTTTACCCGATCAAGAAGACGGTTCCGCCCGCCATCGAGCCGATTAACCTACTCCCCTAA
- a CDS encoding archaellin/type IV pilin N-terminal domain-containing protein: MMRNEDAFTGLEAAIVLIAFIVVAAVFSYVVLGAGFFTTQKSQEVVHTGVAQASSNMEVSGPVVIQASSSEVDTITFYLQLAAGGSPIDMQKVTYVVSTKDDLETFTYADISADMKWYKDGKDVTTTANNLLEKFEFVKVTITPDVVSITANDKFIVEIRPDQGAAYPLERNAPPSLEDGKYYEVY, translated from the coding sequence ATGATGAGAAACGAAGATGCATTCACCGGCCTTGAGGCCGCGATCGTCCTGATCGCGTTCATCGTCGTGGCCGCAGTCTTCTCGTACGTGGTGCTCGGCGCCGGCTTCTTCACGACACAGAAGAGCCAGGAGGTCGTCCACACGGGTGTGGCCCAGGCGAGCTCGAACATGGAAGTGTCGGGACCTGTTGTCATACAGGCCTCGAGCAGCGAGGTCGATACCATCACGTTCTATCTCCAGCTGGCAGCCGGCGGATCGCCGATCGACATGCAAAAGGTGACCTATGTTGTCTCGACCAAAGATGACCTGGAGACCTTTACGTATGCCGACATATCGGCCGACATGAAGTGGTACAAAGACGGTAAAGACGTAACAACGACCGCTAACAATCTCCTCGAGAAATTCGAGTTCGTAAAGGTGACCATCACCCCGGACGTGGTTTCAATCACCGCGAACGACAAGTTCATCGTCGAGATCCGGCCCGACCAGGGTGCGGCCTACCCGCTCGAGCGGAACGCTCCGCCGAGCCTGGAGGACGGCAAATACTACGAGGTCTACTGA
- the speB gene encoding agmatinase has translation MHELAHLHFADADASYEDARYAVFGVPYDGTTSFRPGTRFGPRAIREVSFNFESYDPATKIDFSEVPITDLGDLAVSRLPEEVAGQVADVAGDIVRDNKVPVMLGGEHTATVGTVRAVRPDVYVVCDAHLDLRDELDGTPYSHGCVTRRVLDTVEDVVIIGARSGDREQYEIAAERTRLYTADTVREQGIDAVLREVREHVAGRRIYLSIDADAIDCCLTPGLGTPEPFGMTPLDIREVVRALAPEVAGFDYVEVAPFDTGQTAAVAAQIVREFIARHWLAGQ, from the coding sequence ATGCACGAACTCGCCCATCTCCATTTTGCGGATGCGGATGCGTCATACGAGGATGCCCGCTACGCCGTCTTCGGCGTGCCCTACGACGGTACGACGTCGTTTCGGCCGGGGACGCGGTTCGGGCCCCGGGCGATCCGGGAGGTCTCGTTCAATTTCGAGTCCTACGATCCCGCGACCAAAATAGACTTTTCTGAAGTGCCGATCACGGATCTCGGCGACCTTGCGGTCTCCCGGCTGCCCGAGGAGGTCGCCGGGCAGGTGGCGGACGTCGCGGGGGATATCGTCCGCGACAACAAGGTGCCGGTGATGCTCGGCGGCGAGCACACCGCGACTGTCGGCACGGTCCGGGCCGTCCGGCCGGATGTCTACGTCGTCTGCGACGCCCACCTGGATCTCCGGGACGAACTCGACGGGACGCCTTACAGTCATGGGTGCGTCACCCGGCGCGTCCTCGATACGGTCGAAGACGTCGTCATCATAGGTGCCCGGAGCGGCGATCGCGAGCAGTATGAGATTGCGGCGGAGAGGACGCGCCTCTACACCGCCGATACGGTGCGGGAACAGGGGATCGACGCCGTCCTCCGGGAGGTCCGGGAGCACGTTGCGGGGAGGAGGATCTACCTCTCGATCGACGCAGATGCGATCGACTGCTGTCTCACCCCCGGCCTCGGGACGCCCGAACCGTTCGGGATGACGCCGCTCGATATCCGGGAGGTCGTGCGTGCCCTCGCGCCCGAGGTCGCGGGTTTCGATTACGTTGAGGTCGCGCCGTTCGATACCGGGCAGACGGCGGCGGTGGCGGCGCAGATCGTGCGGGAGTTCATCGCCCGGCACTGGCTCGCCGGGCAGTGA
- a CDS encoding translation initiation factor IF-5A: MKEQTEVGKLKEGRYVVVEDEPCRIVSIATSKPGKHGAAKSRIDCIGIFDGVKRSIVQPVSAKTYVPIVERKMAQVISIAGTTVQLMDVKDFDMFELNVTEEQVAGLEPGKEIPYISSLGKKKLE; this comes from the coding sequence ATGAAGGAACAGACAGAAGTTGGGAAACTGAAAGAGGGACGTTACGTCGTCGTAGAGGATGAACCTTGCAGGATTGTCTCCATCGCTACCTCCAAGCCCGGGAAGCACGGAGCGGCAAAGTCCCGAATCGACTGTATCGGCATCTTCGACGGCGTCAAACGCTCGATCGTCCAGCCGGTCTCGGCAAAGACCTACGTGCCCATAGTGGAGCGGAAGATGGCACAGGTCATCTCGATCGCCGGCACGACAGTCCAGCTTATGGACGTCAAGGACTTCGATATGTTCGAGCTCAACGTGACCGAAGAGCAGGTCGCCGGACTCGAGCCGGGTAAGGAGATCCCGTACATATCATCCCTGGGCAAGAAGAAACTTGAGTGA